From the Thermovirga sp. genome, one window contains:
- a CDS encoding cation:proton antiporter (subunit F of antiporter complex involved in resistance to high concentrations of Na+, K+, Li+ and/or alkali; in S. meliloti it is known to be involved specifically with K+ transport): MIITYFALAAAITGFCALAMVGRLVAGPTIPDRVVALDSINTMVIALMILLSLVYDSVVMVDVAIVYAALSFVGTMFIARHVEGGV, translated from the coding sequence ATGATTATCACTTACTTCGCGTTGGCCGCGGCGATAACCGGGTTCTGCGCGCTCGCGATGGTCGGGAGGCTTGTCGCCGGCCCTACCATTCCAGACAGGGTAGTGGCCCTCGACTCCATTAACACCATGGTTATCGCCCTCATGATTCTCCTTTCGCTCGTGTACGACTCGGTGGTCATGGTCGATGTGGCCATCGTTTATGCAGCGCTCTCCTTCGTGGGCACCATGTTCATCGCCCGTCACGTCGAGGGGGGTGTCTAG
- a CDS encoding DUF4040 domain-containing protein: MNNYAHMAVLTIIVIAAFYAVWFRDLLSSVISLAVFSLLLALEYFILQAPDVAIAEAAIGAGLSTAIYIIALGA, translated from the coding sequence ATGAATAATTACGCCCACATGGCGGTCCTGACCATCATCGTCATTGCGGCTTTCTACGCCGTCTGGTTCCGGGACCTTCTTTCATCGGTCATCTCGTTGGCGGTCTTCAGCCTGCTGCTGGCGCTGGAGTACTTTATCCTCCAGGCACCGGACGTGGCCATTGCCGAAGCGGCCATCGGCGCGGGTTTGAGCACTGCTATTTACATCATTGCCCTCGGGGC
- a CDS encoding cation:proton antiporter (subunit G of antiporter complex involved in resistance to high concentrations of Na+, K+, Li+ and/or alkali): MEKAALILLSIGVVFNFLGTVALYRFPDVYTRLHGTTKCTTFGSIFTSAAVVVYAIQMYLRTGEGRFATLSVHVVLVILALLISNPTGAHAIARAAHRSGVLPKHAVVDRLAEDHRKKGGVSV; this comes from the coding sequence TTGGAGAAAGCGGCCCTTATCCTTCTTTCCATCGGCGTAGTGTTCAACTTCCTCGGAACGGTGGCCCTCTATCGCTTCCCCGATGTCTACACTCGCCTTCACGGGACCACGAAGTGCACCACCTTCGGTTCGATATTCACCTCGGCGGCCGTCGTGGTCTATGCCATTCAGATGTACCTGCGGACCGGCGAGGGACGTTTCGCCACGCTCTCGGTCCACGTGGTCCTGGTTATCCTCGCACTCCTCATATCGAACCCCACCGGTGCACACGCCATAGCCAGGGCGGCCCACAGGAGTGGTGTACTCCCCAAGCATGCCGTGGTGGACAGGCTGGCCGAAGACCATCGGAAAAAAGGCGGTGTCTCGGTATGA